The following are encoded together in the Sphingomonas insulae genome:
- a CDS encoding alkylphosphonate utilization protein, protein MQDDDSFVYDEASGEWISAADAAAAAGDNGGGDTAVEVRDAVGNVLADGDQVTLIKDLTVKGAGQTLKRGTLIKSIRLTGDAQEIDCKFDGIKGLVLRAEFVRKR, encoded by the coding sequence ATGCAGGATGATGACAGCTTCGTCTATGACGAGGCGAGCGGCGAGTGGATCAGCGCGGCGGATGCGGCCGCCGCGGCCGGTGACAATGGTGGTGGCGATACGGCGGTCGAGGTGCGCGATGCGGTCGGCAACGTGCTGGCCGATGGCGATCAGGTGACGCTGATCAAGGACCTGACCGTCAAGGGCGCCGGACAGACGCTGAAGCGCGGCACGCTCATCAAGAGCATCCGGCTGACCGGCGATGCGCAGGAGATCGACTGCAAGTTCGACGGGATCAAGGGGCTGGTGCTGCGCGCCGAATTCGTGCGGAAGCGCTGA
- a CDS encoding pyridoxamine 5'-phosphate oxidase family protein produces MPVTKTLADLSKAMRDIDFAMLSTHTDGGAIGARPMSNNRQVDYDGDSYYFTTDDTRMVADIGRDPQVGLSFLGKSGMLGMRPFFVAIEGRADLVRDKTAFAEHWTSDLDRWFEQGIDTPGLVLIHVRAMRAHYWDGEDEGEISL; encoded by the coding sequence ATGCCCGTGACCAAGACCCTGGCCGATCTGTCGAAGGCGATGCGCGACATCGATTTCGCGATGCTGTCGACCCATACCGATGGCGGCGCGATCGGCGCGCGCCCGATGAGCAACAACCGCCAGGTCGATTACGATGGCGACAGCTATTATTTCACCACCGACGACACGCGGATGGTGGCGGACATCGGGCGCGACCCGCAGGTCGGGCTGAGCTTCCTCGGCAAGAGCGGCATGCTGGGGATGCGGCCGTTCTTCGTCGCGATCGAGGGGCGCGCGGACCTGGTCCGCGACAAGACGGCCTTTGCCGAACATTGGACCAGCGACCTCGACCGCTGGTTCGAACAGGGCATCGACACCCCCGGTCTGGTCCTGATCCACGTCCGGGCGATGCGCGCCCATTATTGGGACGGGGAGGACGAGGGCGAGATTTCGCTGTAG
- a CDS encoding sulfite exporter TauE/SafE family protein, which translates to MLHDPFFLIVAATAVILVGLAKGGLSGLGALGTPLLALAVAPVQAAAILLPILIVQDAVSVWAFRRSWDGWIIGWMLPGALAGILCGWAFAELLPTNAVMAMLGAITAGFGLWRLWIERGGRIVAASRSPGWVGSLFGVGMGFASQIAHAGGPPFQMWVAPRKLPHERFVGTGAILFAIVNWAKVPAYLALGAFDGATLRTSAALLPLAIASTLAGVWVIRRMSPQRFYIVVYLLMVLLGGKLVWEGIG; encoded by the coding sequence GTGCTGCATGATCCGTTTTTCCTGATCGTCGCCGCCACCGCGGTGATCCTGGTGGGGCTGGCCAAGGGCGGCCTGTCCGGGCTGGGCGCGCTCGGCACGCCGCTGCTCGCGCTGGCGGTCGCGCCGGTGCAGGCGGCGGCGATCCTGCTGCCGATCCTGATCGTGCAGGATGCGGTGAGCGTCTGGGCGTTCCGGCGCAGCTGGGACGGCTGGATCATCGGCTGGATGCTGCCCGGCGCGCTGGCCGGCATCCTGTGCGGCTGGGCGTTCGCCGAACTGCTGCCGACCAACGCGGTCATGGCGATGCTGGGCGCGATCACCGCCGGGTTCGGCCTGTGGCGGCTGTGGATCGAGCGCGGCGGCAGGATCGTCGCCGCATCGCGATCGCCCGGCTGGGTCGGCAGCCTGTTCGGCGTCGGCATGGGGTTTGCCAGCCAGATCGCGCATGCCGGCGGCCCGCCGTTCCAGATGTGGGTGGCGCCGCGCAAGCTGCCGCACGAACGCTTCGTCGGCACCGGCGCGATCCTGTTCGCCATCGTCAACTGGGCCAAGGTGCCGGCCTATCTGGCGCTCGGCGCGTTCGACGGCGCGACGCTGCGCACATCGGCGGCGCTGCTGCCGCTGGCGATCGCGTCGACCCTGGCCGGCGTGTGGGTGATCCGCCGGATGAGCCCGCAGCGCTTCTACATCGTGGTCTATCTGCTGATGGTGCTGCTGGGCGGGAAGCTGGTGTGGGAGGGGATCGGGTGA
- a CDS encoding S41 family peptidase, with protein sequence MLAGCGGGDGGSSGSNASGGSTTAGTPTPTAAAGCTLRERQDWVAAQLREWYLFPDTLPASLDPTPYASVDTYLNALTATARAQRKDRYFTYLTSIKEENAYYTSGSSAGFGWRLGLDSNARLFVTEAFEGASALAAGIDRGAEILAIGTSTSDLKTVSSLYAAGGSVLSDALGPDTAGTTRYFQIRDAAGTRTVSVSKSDFTLMPVSSRYGSQIITDGGQRYGYVNLRTFIDTADPALRTAFAQFRAAGITNIIVDLRYNGGGLVRIAELMSNLLGANRATSEVISYTTFRSEKASNNETTFFAPQPQSVAPTRVAFIGTGGTASASEFVINAFIPYLHANAALIGTNTYGKPVGQIALDKAACDDRLRVIAFALQNSARQGAYYDGLANTVEASCRAADDLSYPMGDPREASTRSALDFLQGKSCTRIGASASADVRATSTAAVSRVALAPNGEMSTAQREVPGLF encoded by the coding sequence ATGTTGGCGGGGTGCGGCGGTGGCGATGGCGGATCGTCGGGCTCCAATGCGAGCGGCGGATCGACGACCGCCGGCACGCCGACGCCCACGGCCGCCGCGGGGTGCACGCTGCGCGAGCGCCAGGATTGGGTCGCCGCGCAATTGCGCGAATGGTATCTGTTCCCAGACACGCTGCCGGCCAGCCTGGACCCGACGCCGTACGCCAGCGTCGATACCTATCTGAATGCGCTGACCGCGACGGCGCGGGCGCAGCGCAAGGATCGGTATTTCACCTATCTGACCTCGATCAAGGAAGAGAACGCCTATTACACGTCCGGCTCCAGCGCCGGTTTCGGCTGGCGGCTGGGGCTCGACAGCAACGCGCGGCTGTTCGTCACCGAGGCGTTCGAGGGTGCGTCGGCGTTGGCGGCGGGCATCGATCGCGGTGCGGAGATCCTGGCGATCGGCACCTCGACCAGCGACCTCAAGACGGTGAGCAGCCTGTACGCGGCGGGCGGCAGCGTGCTCAGCGATGCGCTGGGTCCCGACACGGCCGGCACGACGCGATATTTCCAGATCCGCGATGCAGCGGGCACGCGGACCGTGTCGGTCAGCAAATCCGATTTTACGCTGATGCCGGTATCCAGCCGCTACGGCAGCCAGATCATCACCGACGGTGGCCAGCGCTACGGCTATGTCAACCTGCGCACGTTCATCGACACCGCCGACCCCGCGTTGCGGACCGCGTTCGCGCAATTCCGGGCCGCGGGGATCACCAATATCATCGTCGACCTGCGCTACAACGGCGGCGGCCTTGTCAGGATCGCGGAACTGATGAGCAACCTGCTGGGTGCCAATCGCGCGACGTCCGAAGTCATCAGCTACACCACGTTCCGCAGCGAGAAGGCGTCGAACAACGAAACGACGTTCTTCGCGCCCCAGCCGCAATCGGTCGCCCCGACCAGGGTCGCCTTCATCGGTACCGGCGGCACCGCATCGGCGAGTGAATTCGTCATCAACGCCTTCATCCCCTACCTCCACGCCAACGCCGCACTGATCGGCACCAACACCTATGGCAAGCCGGTCGGGCAGATCGCGCTCGACAAGGCGGCATGCGACGACCGGCTGCGCGTGATCGCCTTCGCATTGCAGAATTCGGCGCGTCAGGGCGCCTATTACGACGGCCTTGCCAATACCGTGGAGGCGAGCTGTCGGGCGGCGGACGACCTTAGCTATCCGATGGGCGATCCGCGCGAGGCATCGACGCGATCGGCGCTCGATTTCCTGCAGGGCAAGAGCTGTACGCGGATCGGCGCATCCGCCAGTGCGGACGTGCGCGCGACGTCGACGGCGGCGGTGAGCCGTGTCGCGCTGGCGCCCAATGGCGAGATGTCGACCGCGCAGCGCGAGGTGCCGGGGCTGTTCTGA
- a CDS encoding ferritin-like domain-containing protein, whose product MGLFSKDISTFHDLYVHQLEDLYYAEQQITKALPKMIDKATDVTLRQGFEQHLRETEGQIERLRRVFDIEGMQPKGVTCPAIDGIIKEANEVAGEVSDKAVLDAALTAAAQAVEHYEIARYGTLITWARQLGKSDVAAILQETLDEEKATNDKLTQLATGTINAQAERASA is encoded by the coding sequence ATGGGCTTGTTCAGCAAGGATATCTCGACTTTCCACGATCTGTACGTCCACCAGCTCGAAGACCTGTATTACGCCGAACAGCAGATCACCAAGGCGCTGCCCAAGATGATCGACAAGGCGACCGATGTGACGCTGCGCCAGGGTTTCGAGCAGCATCTGCGCGAAACGGAAGGGCAGATCGAGCGCCTGCGCCGCGTGTTCGACATCGAAGGCATGCAGCCCAAGGGCGTCACCTGCCCCGCGATCGACGGTATCATCAAGGAAGCCAACGAAGTCGCCGGCGAGGTCAGCGACAAGGCGGTGCTGGACGCGGCGTTGACCGCGGCGGCGCAGGCGGTCGAGCATTACGAGATCGCCCGATACGGCACGCTCATCACCTGGGCGCGGCAGCTCGGCAAATCCGACGTCGCCGCGATCCTGCAGGAGACGCTGGATGAGGAAAAGGCGACCAACGACAAGCTGACCCAGCTCGCCACCGGCACGATCAACGCGCAGGCGGAGCGCGCGTCTGCGTGA
- the nadB gene encoding L-aspartate oxidase, whose product MSDSARTSDVLIVGSGAAGLTAALNLADRFTVTVLAKGALNEGSTAWAQGGIAAVLEPGDTFEHHVEDTMVAGAGLNDRDVVEFVVEGAPAAIQRLAQLGVPFATDGNALHLTREGGHSHRRIVHVADATGWAVQEALQRAAEAHPNITLVPDQVAIDLATSRHEQRYSGAGNVWGVYAVDRGTGRVNLYTARATVLATGGAGRTYLFSTAPRGATGDGIAMAWRAGARVSNMEMMQFHPTCLYHLEVKNFLITEAVRGEGGRLINPTTGKRFMSYYDAERMELAPRDVVARAIDAEIKRYGLDYVHLDISHMPADFIRSHFPNIHEKLLGLGLDMTTQPIPVVPAQHYTCGGIVIDRDGRTDLPGLYAAGECTESGLHGANRLASNSLLECFVFGEACADHIAAHWDALPPVPVIRPWDESRVADSDEEVVIKQNWTEIRRFMWNYVGIVRTTKRLERAQHRIQMLTGEVADYYGHFRVTPDLIELRNLLQTAELIVRSALHRHESRGLHYTLDYPGTLPDAVDTVLVP is encoded by the coding sequence ATGAGCGACTCGGCGCGCACCAGCGACGTTCTCATCGTCGGCTCCGGCGCGGCGGGGCTCACCGCCGCGCTCAATCTCGCCGATCGCTTCACGGTGACCGTGCTCGCCAAGGGCGCGCTCAACGAAGGGTCGACCGCCTGGGCGCAGGGCGGGATCGCCGCGGTGCTGGAGCCGGGCGACACGTTCGAACACCATGTCGAGGACACGATGGTCGCCGGCGCCGGTCTCAACGACCGCGACGTGGTCGAATTCGTGGTCGAGGGCGCGCCCGCCGCGATCCAGCGGCTTGCCCAACTGGGCGTTCCCTTCGCCACCGATGGCAATGCGCTCCACCTCACCCGTGAAGGGGGTCATTCGCACCGCCGCATCGTGCACGTCGCCGACGCCACCGGCTGGGCGGTGCAGGAAGCGCTGCAACGCGCCGCAGAGGCGCACCCCAACATCACGCTGGTCCCCGATCAGGTCGCGATCGACCTTGCCACCAGTCGCCACGAACAACGCTATTCGGGCGCGGGCAACGTCTGGGGCGTCTATGCGGTCGATCGGGGGACGGGACGCGTCAACCTCTACACCGCTAGGGCGACGGTGCTCGCCACCGGCGGCGCGGGGCGGACCTACCTGTTCTCCACCGCCCCGCGCGGCGCAACCGGGGACGGCATCGCGATGGCATGGCGGGCCGGTGCGCGCGTCTCCAACATGGAGATGATGCAGTTCCACCCGACCTGCCTCTACCATCTCGAGGTCAAGAACTTCCTGATCACCGAGGCGGTGCGCGGCGAGGGCGGACGGCTCATCAATCCGACCACCGGCAAGCGCTTCATGTCCTATTACGATGCCGAACGGATGGAGCTGGCCCCGCGCGACGTCGTGGCGCGCGCGATCGATGCCGAGATCAAGCGCTATGGCCTCGACTATGTCCATCTCGACATCAGCCACATGCCGGCGGACTTCATCCGCAGCCATTTCCCCAACATCCACGAAAAATTGCTGGGCCTGGGGCTTGATATGACGACGCAGCCGATCCCGGTCGTGCCGGCGCAGCATTATACCTGCGGCGGAATCGTCATCGACCGCGACGGACGCACCGACCTGCCCGGGCTCTATGCGGCGGGCGAATGTACCGAGAGCGGCCTGCACGGCGCCAACCGCCTCGCCTCCAATTCCCTGCTCGAATGCTTCGTCTTCGGCGAGGCGTGCGCCGACCATATCGCCGCGCACTGGGACGCGCTGCCACCGGTGCCGGTGATCCGGCCGTGGGACGAGAGCCGCGTCGCGGATTCGGACGAGGAAGTGGTCATCAAGCAGAACTGGACGGAAATCCGCCGCTTCATGTGGAATTACGTCGGCATCGTCCGCACCACCAAACGGCTGGAGCGCGCCCAGCATCGCATCCAGATGCTGACCGGCGAAGTTGCTGATTATTACGGACATTTCCGCGTCACGCCCGACCTGATCGAACTGCGGAACCTGTTGCAGACCGCCGAACTGATCGTGCGCTCGGCGCTGCACCGGCACGAGAGCCGCGGGCTGCACTATACGCTGGACTATCCCGGAACGCTGCCCGACGCGGTGGATACGGTGCTCGTACCATGA
- a CDS encoding ABC transporter ATP-binding protein: MTEAAIRIQNLCKTYQGGKRALDGVTFDVPRGQIFGLLGPNGAGKSTLINILAGLVNKTAGSAEIWGFDIDAHPRNAKASIGIVNQEILFDPFFTPIETLEIQAGLYGVPKAQRRSMELLRAVHLEDKARAYARTLSGGMKRRLMVAKAMVHSPPVLVLDEPTAGVDIELRQQLWAYVRQLNDAGVTVVLTTHYLEEAEELCDRIAIINHGTLIANEPTRELVGKAQEKVVSVTVDRDVATLPANACFGKIVLRGTRTLEITYAKDRVNAGEVLAAVQHDGFGIVDVTTKEPDLEDVFLSLTRAANV, translated from the coding sequence ATGACCGAGGCCGCGATCCGCATCCAGAACCTCTGCAAGACCTATCAGGGCGGCAAGCGCGCCCTCGACGGGGTCACGTTCGACGTGCCTCGCGGCCAGATCTTCGGGCTGCTCGGCCCCAATGGCGCGGGCAAGTCGACGCTCATCAATATCCTGGCGGGGCTGGTCAACAAGACCGCCGGCAGTGCCGAAATCTGGGGGTTCGACATCGATGCCCATCCCCGCAATGCCAAGGCGTCGATCGGCATCGTCAACCAGGAAATCCTGTTCGATCCGTTCTTCACGCCGATCGAGACGCTGGAGATCCAGGCCGGCCTGTACGGCGTCCCCAAGGCGCAGCGCCGGTCGATGGAGCTGCTGCGCGCGGTCCATCTGGAGGACAAGGCCAGGGCATACGCCCGCACCCTGTCGGGCGGCATGAAGCGGCGGCTGATGGTGGCGAAGGCGATGGTCCATTCGCCGCCCGTATTGGTGCTCGACGAACCGACCGCGGGTGTCGACATCGAATTGCGCCAGCAGCTGTGGGCCTATGTGCGCCAGTTGAACGATGCCGGCGTCACCGTGGTCCTCACCACCCATTATCTGGAAGAGGCGGAGGAACTCTGCGACCGGATCGCGATCATCAACCACGGCACGCTGATCGCCAACGAACCGACCCGCGAACTGGTCGGCAAGGCGCAGGAAAAGGTCGTCTCGGTGACCGTCGACCGCGATGTCGCGACGCTCCCCGCCAATGCCTGCTTCGGCAAGATCGTCCTGCGCGGCACGCGAACGCTGGAAATTACCTACGCCAAGGATCGCGTCAACGCCGGCGAAGTGCTGGCCGCGGTGCAGCACGACGGCTTCGGCATCGTCGACGTGACGACCAAGGAACCCGATCTGGAAGACGTCTTCCTCAGCCTGACGCGCGCCGCCAACGTCTAG
- a CDS encoding zinc-finger domain-containing protein, with translation MIPPPETVRVSQRRVACDGATDIPGGAALGHPRVFLQIDEDGYVDCGYCDRRFVLIGGPADHADQSKLPDHPDGASV, from the coding sequence ATGATCCCGCCGCCCGAAACCGTCCGCGTCTCCCAGCGCCGTGTCGCCTGCGATGGCGCCACCGACATTCCCGGCGGCGCCGCACTCGGCCATCCGCGGGTGTTCCTCCAGATCGACGAGGACGGCTATGTCGACTGCGGCTATTGCGATCGGCGCTTCGTGCTGATCGGCGGACCGGCGGATCACGCCGACCAATCGAAACTGCCCGATCATCCGGATGGCGCGAGCGTTTAA
- the tldD gene encoding metalloprotease TldD, with protein sequence MTLAADPRSFLYRDALSPDAALRLTAEALGRADDGELYLQYRRAEAFGFDDGRLKTASYDTNAGFGLRAVSGEMTAFAHANELSEAAIKRAGETMALIDPTTSAKAPPPQGNNRHLYTAADPLDLVPFADKVNLCQTIDAAARARDPRVAQVSVGLSGTWSVVEIVRPDGFVATDVRPLVRLNIQIVVEQNGRRETGTFGIGGRYLYDRLFDASVWNRGIDEALAHALVNLDSVAAPAGEMTVLLGPGWPGIVLHEAIGHGLEGDFNRKGTSAFSGRVGERVAAPGVTVVDDGSIQDRRGSLSIDDEGTPTGETVLIEDGILKGYMQDRLNARLMGVAPTGNGRRESFAHAPMPRMTNTFMKGGKDDPAELLARVKRGIFAKSFGGGQVDIVSGKFVFSCTEAYMIEDGRIGAPIKGATLIGDGPTVLTKVTGIGNDFALDEGIGVCGKGGQSVPAGVGQPTLLVDGLTVGGTATG encoded by the coding sequence ATGACACTTGCTGCCGATCCCCGCTCGTTCCTGTATCGCGATGCCCTGTCGCCGGATGCCGCGCTTCGCCTGACCGCCGAGGCGCTGGGCAGGGCCGACGACGGCGAATTGTACCTGCAATATCGCCGGGCAGAGGCGTTCGGCTTCGACGACGGGCGGCTGAAGACGGCAAGCTACGACACCAATGCGGGGTTCGGCCTGCGCGCGGTATCGGGCGAGATGACCGCCTTTGCCCATGCCAACGAACTGTCCGAGGCGGCGATCAAGCGCGCGGGCGAGACGATGGCGCTGATCGATCCGACGACGAGTGCCAAGGCACCGCCGCCGCAGGGCAATAACCGCCACCTCTATACCGCTGCCGATCCGCTCGACCTGGTGCCGTTCGCCGACAAGGTGAATTTGTGCCAGACGATCGACGCCGCGGCGCGCGCGCGCGACCCGCGCGTCGCGCAGGTGTCGGTCGGGCTGTCGGGAACGTGGAGCGTCGTCGAGATCGTCCGGCCGGACGGCTTCGTCGCCACCGACGTGCGGCCGCTGGTGCGATTGAACATCCAGATCGTCGTCGAGCAGAACGGCCGCCGCGAGACGGGGACGTTCGGGATCGGCGGTCGCTACCTGTACGACCGATTGTTCGATGCGAGCGTATGGAATCGCGGCATCGACGAGGCGTTGGCGCATGCCCTCGTCAACCTCGATTCGGTCGCGGCGCCGGCGGGCGAGATGACCGTGCTGCTCGGACCCGGCTGGCCGGGCATCGTGCTGCACGAGGCGATCGGCCATGGGCTGGAGGGCGACTTCAACCGCAAGGGCACGTCCGCCTTCTCCGGCCGGGTCGGCGAACGCGTCGCCGCGCCGGGCGTGACGGTGGTGGATGACGGATCGATCCAGGATCGCCGCGGTTCGCTGTCGATCGACGACGAGGGCACGCCGACCGGCGAGACGGTGCTGATCGAGGACGGCATCCTCAAGGGCTATATGCAGGACCGGCTCAACGCGCGGCTGATGGGAGTCGCGCCGACCGGGAACGGCCGCCGCGAAAGCTTCGCGCATGCGCCGATGCCGCGCATGACCAACACGTTCATGAAGGGCGGCAAGGACGATCCCGCCGAGCTGCTCGCCCGCGTCAAGCGCGGCATTTTCGCCAAGAGCTTCGGCGGCGGGCAGGTCGATATCGTCTCGGGCAAGTTCGTCTTCAGCTGCACCGAGGCGTATATGATCGAGGACGGCCGGATCGGCGCCCCGATCAAGGGCGCGACGCTGATCGGCGATGGCCCCACTGTGCTGACCAAGGTGACGGGGATCGGCAACGATTTCGCACTGGACGAGGGCATCGGCGTGTGCGGCAAGGGCGGGCAAAGCGTACCGGCGGGCGTGGGCCAGCCGACGTTGCTGGTCGATGGACTGACGGTCGGCGGGACGGCGACGGGTTAA
- a CDS encoding CcdB family protein: MAQFDALRVTGNVIVLDCQSNFLADLPTRFVVPLRKLDHIDLARLTPTFIVGGEPLTMITPLARSIAKRDILGTVQSLAEHEYEIKAAIDLLVTGF; the protein is encoded by the coding sequence ATGGCGCAATTCGACGCGCTTCGGGTGACCGGCAACGTGATCGTGCTGGACTGCCAATCCAATTTCCTCGCCGACCTGCCGACCCGCTTCGTCGTACCGCTGCGCAAGCTCGACCACATCGACCTCGCGCGCCTGACCCCGACCTTCATCGTTGGCGGTGAGCCACTCACGATGATAACGCCGCTGGCGCGCAGCATCGCCAAACGCGACATTCTGGGAACAGTCCAGAGCCTGGCCGAGCACGAATATGAGATCAAGGCCGCGATCGACCTGCTCGTGACGGGCTTTTAA
- a CDS encoding type II toxin-antitoxin system CcdA family antitoxin, giving the protein MRHDPISPNKRKSVNLSIDTGIVAAAREAGVNLSRVTEAALRVAVKDAREQRWREENREAIERFTNWYEDQGDPLAHLASL; this is encoded by the coding sequence ATGAGACACGATCCGATCTCGCCGAACAAGCGCAAGTCCGTCAATCTGTCGATCGACACCGGCATCGTCGCCGCGGCGCGGGAGGCGGGCGTCAATCTTTCCCGGGTTACCGAGGCCGCACTGCGCGTCGCTGTCAAAGACGCCCGCGAACAACGCTGGCGCGAGGAGAATCGGGAAGCGATCGAACGTTTCACCAACTGGTACGAAGACCAAGGTGATCCGCTGGCCCATCTTGCGTCGCTCTGA
- a CDS encoding DUF2007 domain-containing protein → MSIVELGRYDRNLANIIVGRLDAEGIDAIAFDGGASIADGSYLLIPVRVMVDEDDLDAAQAIVAAAQI, encoded by the coding sequence ATGAGCATCGTCGAACTTGGTCGCTACGACCGCAACCTCGCCAACATCATCGTCGGGCGGCTGGATGCCGAAGGGATCGACGCGATCGCCTTCGACGGCGGGGCGAGCATCGCCGATGGCAGCTATCTGCTGATCCCGGTGCGGGTGATGGTGGACGAGGACGATCTGGACGCCGCTCAGGCCATCGTCGCCGCTGCCCAAATTTGA
- a CDS encoding P-II family nitrogen regulator: MKLVIAIIKPFKLDEVREALTTLGVAGMTVTEVKGFGRQKGQTEIYRGAEYSTNMVPKIKIEVVCAADLAPRVVEAIQASANTGAIGDGKIFVLDVGQAVRIRTGETDDSAL; this comes from the coding sequence ATGAAGCTGGTCATTGCGATCATCAAGCCGTTCAAACTGGACGAGGTGAGGGAAGCGCTCACCACGTTGGGCGTGGCGGGGATGACGGTTACCGAGGTCAAGGGGTTCGGCCGCCAGAAGGGCCAGACCGAAATCTATCGCGGCGCCGAATACAGCACCAACATGGTGCCCAAGATCAAGATCGAGGTGGTCTGCGCCGCCGATCTCGCGCCCCGCGTGGTCGAGGCGATCCAGGCATCGGCGAACACCGGCGCGATCGGCGACGGCAAGATCTTCGTGCTCGACGTCGGTCAGGCGGTGCGCATCCGCACCGGTGAAACCGACGATTCAGCGCTCTGA
- a CDS encoding ammonium transporter, with amino-acid sequence MKHAFKVAGAAGLTALAFAAMPAWAQDAALQAPPAAAAPVVATVNKGDTAWMMTSTVLVMMMILPGLALFYGGLTRAKNMLSVMTQIGAVASLAMLLWVMYGYSLAFGPDLTSGLSNVIGSLDKAFLKGVTPASQAATFTAGVEIPEYVFICFQMTFAAITVALVLGSVVERMKFSAVMAFAAVWLTIVYFPIAHMVWASSGFFFKAGALDFAGGTVVHINAGVSALVASIMLGKRMGYPTTPMPPHSLTLTAVGTGLLWVGWFGFNAGSALEANGSAGLAMINTFVATASGALFWMLAERLRGHKGSALGFCSGIVAGLVAVTPAAGNSGPFGAIVLGAVASLVCFFAVSVLKPKLGYDDALDAFGVHGIGGMVGAIGTGIVYAPSLGGPGAADYAMGAKLLVQVEAVVVTTIWATIGTVIAILIAKALTGLRVAPEVEQEGLDLGEHGERAYN; translated from the coding sequence ATGAAGCATGCTTTCAAAGTCGCGGGTGCAGCGGGGCTGACCGCCCTGGCGTTCGCCGCCATGCCCGCCTGGGCGCAGGATGCCGCGTTGCAGGCGCCGCCGGCTGCCGCCGCGCCGGTCGTCGCGACCGTCAACAAGGGCGACACCGCCTGGATGATGACATCGACCGTCCTCGTCATGATGATGATCCTGCCGGGCCTCGCGCTGTTCTACGGCGGTCTCACCCGGGCCAAGAACATGCTGTCGGTGATGACGCAGATCGGCGCGGTCGCCAGCCTGGCGATGCTGTTGTGGGTGATGTACGGCTACAGCCTCGCGTTCGGGCCGGACCTCACCAGCGGCCTGTCGAACGTGATCGGCAGCCTGGACAAGGCGTTCCTGAAGGGTGTGACGCCGGCGTCGCAGGCGGCGACCTTCACCGCCGGGGTCGAGATTCCCGAATATGTCTTCATCTGTTTCCAGATGACCTTCGCGGCGATCACCGTCGCGCTGGTGCTGGGTTCGGTGGTGGAGCGGATGAAGTTCTCCGCCGTCATGGCCTTTGCCGCGGTGTGGCTGACGATCGTCTATTTCCCGATCGCGCACATGGTCTGGGCCTCGTCCGGCTTCTTCTTCAAGGCGGGCGCGCTCGATTTCGCCGGCGGCACCGTGGTGCACATCAATGCCGGCGTCTCGGCGCTGGTCGCCAGCATCATGCTGGGCAAGCGCATGGGCTATCCGACGACGCCGATGCCGCCGCACTCGCTGACGCTGACCGCGGTCGGCACCGGCCTGCTGTGGGTGGGCTGGTTCGGCTTCAACGCCGGGTCGGCGCTCGAGGCCAACGGTTCGGCAGGGCTGGCGATGATCAACACCTTCGTCGCCACCGCATCGGGCGCGCTGTTCTGGATGCTGGCCGAGCGCCTGCGCGGCCACAAGGGTTCGGCGCTGGGCTTCTGCTCGGGCATCGTCGCCGGACTGGTCGCGGTGACGCCGGCCGCCGGCAATTCCGGGCCATTCGGCGCGATCGTGCTGGGTGCCGTCGCTTCGCTGGTGTGCTTCTTCGCGGTATCGGTGCTGAAGCCGAAGCTGGGCTATGACGACGCGCTCGACGCGTTCGGCGTGCACGGCATCGGCGGCATGGTCGGCGCGATCGGCACCGGCATCGTCTACGCCCCCTCGCTGGGCGGCCCCGGCGCTGCCGATTATGCGATGGGCGCCAAGCTGCTGGTCCAGGTCGAGGCGGTGGTCGTCACCACCATCTGGGCGACGATCGGCACCGTGATCGCGATCCTGATCGCCAAGGCGCTCACCGGCCTGCGTGTCGCTCCCGAAGTCGAGCAGGAAGGCCTCGACCTCGGCGAACACGGCGAGCGCGCCTACAACTGA